The Amycolatopsis sp. DG1A-15b genome contains the following window.
TGCGCGGCGAGCGCCAGCATTTTCGGCCCACCGCCGGCCAGCATCAACCGTGGCCGGTCGGCGTCACGCTTGAGGTGCGCGATGGTGGCGGCCATCCGTGTGATGCGCTCACCCGGTGAGGGGAATTCCCGCCCGAGAGCCTTGGCGTGTTCCTCCGCGCCGGGCCGCCCGACACCCAGCCCGAGCTCGAACCGGCCGCGGGTCTGCCGGTGGAGGGTCTGCGCCTGCCAGCCGAGCGCTTCCGGGGTGCGGAAGGGGTCGGCGAGCACGAAGGTGCCGACGGTGAGATCCAGCGTGACCGCGGCGGCGGCCCCCAGGAGGACGAAGGGATCGGCGGTCCCGACGGGATCGGTGGCGAGCAGGGTGTCGAAGCCGAGCTTCTCGACCCGCTCGGCCTGAGCGGTCCACGAGGTGAGGTCACGCGCATGACCGGCGACGACGCCGAAGCGGAAGGATTTCATGCGAGCCATGGTCGCGGGCGGCGGCGGGTCACCACATCCGCTTCACGACGTCACCCGCGCGTACGTCCCTCAGCGCAGCGTGACCGACAACGCCTGCGCGATCTCCTTGCCGATGGCGTGCGTAGCGGCATCCGGTGGCGAACCCACCTTCACCACCAACGGCCCCCCGAACGGCTGGCGTTCCACCACCTCGATGCGTTCGCCCAGGTTGATCGCGTGTTCCGTCAGGTACCTCAGCAGCTCCGGGTCCGTGTCCCAGACCCGCACGATCTCGCCGACCGCGCCCGGCGGGAGGTCGTCCAGGATGCGGACCGGGAGCTCCTCCACGCTCCCGTCCGGCGCCGGGATCGGGTCGCCGTGGGGGTCGCGGACCGGGTTGCCGAGCTTGGCCGCGATGCGCTCGACCAGCCTGTCCGACACCGCGTGCTCCAGCGCGTCCGCCTCCGCGTGGACCTCGTCCCACGTGTAGCCGAGCTCCGAGACCAGGTACGTCTCGATCAGCCGGTGGCGCCGGAGCACCGAGCGCGCCAGGAGCCTGCCGTCGGCCGTGAGCTCGATGCCGCGGTACGGCACGTGCGTGACCAGGCCCAGCTGGGACAGCTTCGTGACCATCCCCGACGCCGAGGACGGGCTGACCTCCAGCCGGCCGGCGAGCGACGCGTTGGTGACCGCCTCGCCCCGCTCGACCAGGCCGTAGATCACCCGGACGTAGTCCTCGACCGACGAGGACCTCCGGACCGAACCATCTCCCATACCGCATACGATACGGGGCGGGGTACTTTCTCGTGAAAGTTCACGGCCGCCAGCGGTAGCGGATCCAGCCCGGGACCGGCTCGGCACCCAGCTGCGCGTAGAACGCCGAACCCTTTTCGTTGCCCTCCTGCATGTCCCACTCCACGCGGCCGGTCGTGCGGTTGCGCAGCTCGTCCAGCAGCTCGCCGCCGAGCCCGTGGCGGCGGTGCGCGGGCCGGACGAACAGGTCGTCCAGCCAGATCCCCGGCCGGGCTTCCCAGGTGGAGAAGTTCCAGCTGCAGAAGGCGAAGCCGGCCACCGTGCCCGGCTCGCCGGGCGGGGTCGCGATGAGCACCCACGCCTTCGGGTCCGGCCCGAACAGGTGCCCGCTCATCTCGGCGCGGTCGAGCTTCAGGTCGTGGTTGTCCTCGTAGACGGCGTGCTCCTCGATGAGCGCGCAGATCTCCTCGATGTCTTCGAAGACGGCGTCGCGGACGGGCATCTCGCCTCCCTTTTTTGTCGGTGGTGGTCGTTACGGTCAGGCCTGGAGGTGGTCGATGTCGCCGGAGGAGAAGTTCGAGGACCTGGTCGACGAGTTCACCGGACGCCCGGGCATCACGCCACCCGGCGCGACCGGCGGGTTCGGGCGCACGGCGCTGCGCGCGCACGGCCGGATCTTCGCGATGTTCGTCCGCGGGCAGCTGGTGCTCAAGCTGCCCAGGGGCCGGGTGGACGAGCTGGTCCAGGGTGGGCACGGGGTGCGCTTCGACGCCAACAAGGGCACCCCGATGAAGGAATGGCTGGCACTGGACACCGGGTCGCCACAGCCCTGGTCCGCGCTGGCCGAGGAAGCACTCGAGTTCGTGGGAAGGAAGTGAGCCATCACGCTTGATAACGCAGTTCGCCGCCGACGGCGGTGCCTTGCACGCTGAGTTCTTCAAAAGCGGGGTCGTCCACAGCGGACTCGTCCAGGGGCGAACCGGACAGCACGG
Protein-coding sequences here:
- a CDS encoding LLM class flavin-dependent oxidoreductase, translating into MKSFRFGVVAGHARDLTSWTAQAERVEKLGFDTLLATDPVGTADPFVLLGAAAAVTLDLTVGTFVLADPFRTPEALGWQAQTLHRQTRGRFELGLGVGRPGAEEHAKALGREFPSPGERITRMAATIAHLKRDADRPRLMLAGGGPKMLALAAQEADTVTFTWAPTTGETEAQSIVDRFRDLAGPRLPEIELGLNLMAVGTEPSPMIARWAGVDVPELAAAGAVTVLPEDPGAAAEKLLGWRERWGISYVTINSGYAEPFAAIADETRKAGG
- a CDS encoding metal-dependent transcriptional regulator, with the translated sequence MGDGSVRRSSSVEDYVRVIYGLVERGEAVTNASLAGRLEVSPSSASGMVTKLSQLGLVTHVPYRGIELTADGRLLARSVLRRHRLIETYLVSELGYTWDEVHAEADALEHAVSDRLVERIAAKLGNPVRDPHGDPIPAPDGSVEELPVRILDDLPPGAVGEIVRVWDTDPELLRYLTEHAINLGERIEVVERQPFGGPLVVKVGSPPDAATHAIGKEIAQALSVTLR
- a CDS encoding GNAT family N-acetyltransferase → MPVRDAVFEDIEEICALIEEHAVYEDNHDLKLDRAEMSGHLFGPDPKAWVLIATPPGEPGTVAGFAFCSWNFSTWEARPGIWLDDLFVRPAHRRHGLGGELLDELRNRTTGRVEWDMQEGNEKGSAFYAQLGAEPVPGWIRYRWRP